Proteins encoded within one genomic window of Gallus gallus isolate bGalGal1 chromosome 1, bGalGal1.mat.broiler.GRCg7b, whole genome shotgun sequence:
- the EXOSC8 gene encoding exosome complex component RRP43, with protein sequence MATAFKTVEPLEYYRRFLKENCRPDGRELGEFRATTVNIGSITTADGSALVKLGNTTVICGVKAELAAPALDSANKGYIVPNVELPSLCSTRFRSGPPGEEAQAASQFIADVIENSQIIAKEDLCIADGKLAWVLYCDIICLDYDGNILDASTFALLAALKNVQLPSVTINEETGLSEVNLKQKNPLVIRKHPVATSFAIFDDTLLIVDPTAEEEDLATGTVTVVTDEDDRLCSVHKPGGSPLTGAKLQDCISRAITRHKEVKKLIDKVIKSIKPK encoded by the exons ATGGCGACGGCTTTCAA AACAGTGGAACCGCTGGAATATTACAGAAGATTTTTG AAAGAGAACTGTCGACCTGATGGGAGGGAGTTAGGTGAATTCCGAGCAACCACTGTCAACATAG GTTCAATTACAACTGCAGATGGTTCTGCCTTGGTGAAGTTGGGAAATACTACAGTAATTTGTGGAGTGAAAGCG GAGCTTGCTGCACCTGCATTAGATTCTGCTAATAAGGGATATATCG TTCCAAATGTAGAATTGCCATCTCTCTGCTCAACGAGGTTTCGCTCTGGACCTCCTGGTGAAGAGGCTCAAGCAGCAAGCCAATTCATTGCAGATGTGATTGAAAA ttcACAGATAATAGCAAAAGAAGATCTGTGTATTGCAGATGGCAAG CTTGCTTGGGTGTTATACTGTGATATCATATGTCTGGACTACGATGGGAACATCTTGGATGCCAGTACCTTTGCTTTGTtagcagcactgaaaaatg taCAACTGCCATCTGTTACTATAAATGAAGAAACTGGTTTGTCCGAAGTTAATTTAAAGCAGAAGAATCCCTTGGTTATCAGAAAGCATCCAGTTGCCACATCATTTGCTATATTTGATGA cacaTTACTCATTGTTGACCCAACTGCTGAGGAAGAAGACTTAGCAACTGGAACGGTGACTGTTGTCACAGATGAAGATGACAGACTTTGTTCTGTCCACAAACCAG GTGGAAGTCCTCTGACAGGAGCCAAACTTCAGGACTGTATCAGCAGAGCCATTACGAGACACAAAGAAGTAAAGAAGCTGATAGACAAAGTAATAAAAAGTATAAAGCCCAAGTGA